Proteins found in one Thermaerobacter subterraneus DSM 13965 genomic segment:
- a CDS encoding NADH-quinone oxidoreductase subunit D: MADKVPGRAGSPLLERDPAYTASLPDPRGDASVELRYLDDEGQHMVLSMGPQHPSTHGVLRVVLTLEGETIVHAEPDIGFMHRNWEKQAEYRTYAMNVPFADRNDYIAPFHNERLICEAIERLLGVEVPERARWLRLALCEMERIASHVLWAGTMGLDLGAVTPFLFAWRDREMYYMLVQELSGGRLFPQFMRIGGLRNDAPDGWVERALAWLDHMEREAWPEYVQLLFDNEMYVRRTRGIGVLAPRQAVAWQASGPVLRGCGVPRDLRASDQGVPYRELGFRPVVAEGGDVWARNQVRIQEILESVRLAREALRRLPGGPVMAKLPRALRPTGEIYHEIESPRGVIGLYLVAGGDVMPYRAHWRSPCFVHLQLLPLLARGHLVADMTAIIGSIDIVLCEVDR, translated from the coding sequence ATGGCGGACAAGGTGCCGGGCCGGGCGGGCAGCCCGCTGCTGGAGCGGGACCCGGCCTACACGGCGTCGCTGCCCGATCCGCGGGGCGACGCCAGCGTGGAGCTGCGCTACCTGGACGACGAGGGCCAGCACATGGTCCTCAGCATGGGGCCCCAGCACCCCAGCACCCACGGTGTGCTGCGGGTGGTGCTGACCCTGGAGGGTGAGACCATCGTCCATGCCGAACCGGACATCGGCTTCATGCACCGCAACTGGGAGAAGCAGGCCGAGTACCGCACCTACGCCATGAACGTCCCCTTTGCGGACCGCAACGACTACATCGCCCCCTTCCACAACGAGCGGCTGATCTGCGAGGCCATCGAGCGGCTGCTGGGCGTGGAGGTGCCCGAGCGGGCCCGCTGGCTGCGCCTGGCCCTGTGCGAGATGGAGCGGATCGCCAGCCATGTGCTCTGGGCGGGCACCATGGGCCTGGACCTGGGCGCGGTGACGCCCTTTTTGTTCGCCTGGCGGGACCGGGAGATGTACTACATGCTGGTCCAGGAGCTTTCGGGCGGCCGGCTCTTCCCCCAGTTCATGCGCATCGGCGGGCTCCGCAACGATGCCCCCGACGGTTGGGTCGAGCGGGCCCTGGCCTGGCTCGACCACATGGAGAGGGAGGCCTGGCCGGAGTACGTCCAGCTCCTCTTCGACAACGAGATGTACGTCCGGCGCACCCGGGGCATCGGCGTCCTGGCGCCCCGGCAGGCGGTGGCCTGGCAGGCCAGCGGTCCTGTGCTGCGGGGCTGCGGCGTGCCGCGGGACCTGCGGGCCTCGGACCAGGGCGTGCCCTACCGGGAGCTGGGCTTTCGCCCCGTGGTGGCCGAAGGCGGTGACGTGTGGGCGCGCAACCAGGTCCGGATCCAGGAGATCCTGGAGAGCGTGCGCCTGGCCCGGGAGGCCCTGCGCCGGCTGCCCGGGGGGCCGGTGATGGCCAAGCTGCCCCGGGCTCTCCGCCCCACGGGGGAGATCTACCACGAGATCGAATCGCCCCGGGGCGTCATCGGTCTCTACCTGGTGGCGGGGGGCGACGTCATGCCGTATCGCGCCCACTGGCGCTCACCCTGCTTCGTGCACCTGCAGCTGCTCCCCCTCCTGGCCCGCGGCCATCTGGTGGCCGACATGACGGCCATCATCGGCAGCATCGACATCGTCCTGTGCGAAGTGGACCGCTAG
- a CDS encoding TetR/AcrR family transcriptional regulator yields the protein MNLRQAQREAVRQALIREGMRLLARKGFAATTVDQIASAAGVAKGTFYNYFATKEDLALAALPPRLEALRRELEAAGAMPLRAALHHLLSRLVEWTQQVHPDVIWLWCIENLRRGANEPASRLLHRLVTDLCARGQARGELQDSRPPEELALDIEGIALARLAAWYHSGAPPGLLPHLLAAVDTYLAGAGLREEPAGRAGGSLPAAGPGPVPPPPPPDPNRQGPPPSSEGPEGTQAKGKESGGP from the coding sequence GTGAACCTGCGCCAGGCCCAGCGGGAGGCGGTGCGCCAGGCCCTCATCCGAGAAGGGATGCGCCTTCTGGCGCGCAAGGGCTTCGCTGCCACCACGGTGGACCAGATCGCCAGCGCCGCCGGCGTCGCCAAGGGCACGTTCTACAACTACTTCGCCACCAAGGAAGACCTGGCCCTGGCGGCTCTGCCGCCCCGCCTGGAAGCGCTGCGCCGCGAGCTGGAGGCCGCGGGCGCGATGCCGCTGCGCGCCGCCCTGCACCACCTGCTGTCCCGGCTGGTGGAGTGGACGCAACAGGTCCACCCGGACGTGATCTGGCTTTGGTGCATCGAGAACCTGCGCCGAGGGGCAAACGAGCCGGCATCGCGCTTGCTCCACCGCCTGGTCACCGACCTCTGTGCCCGCGGCCAGGCGCGGGGCGAGCTTCAAGACTCCCGCCCGCCGGAAGAACTGGCCCTGGACATCGAGGGCATCGCCCTGGCCCGCCTGGCCGCCTGGTACCACAGCGGGGCGCCGCCGGGACTGCTGCCCCACCTGCTGGCCGCCGTCGACACCTACCTGGCGGGAGCCGGCCTCAGGGAGGAGCCGGCCGGCCGGGCGGGCGGATCATTGCCCGCTGCCGGCCCGGGTCCGGTTCCGCCACCCCCACCGCCGGACCCGAACCGCCAGGGTCCGCCGCCGTCCTCTGAAGGCCCGGAAGGTACGCAGGCCAAGGGAAAGGAGAGCGGAGGGCCGTGA
- a CDS encoding efflux RND transporter periplasmic adaptor subunit, translated as MTALLVAGTLLLAACGGGEGGKETARSGASLETVVPVEVVTAVEGTVAEPVELAGRVRARSEVAVRPQAAGAITAVHVRVGDRVKAGQLLVELDPTVARAQVDQAEAALAAARAAARQAAQAREAQILQADAELRQAELAREGARVQLDGARQRLATLQAQWQALGCAAGSGPAATAAGGGLAGTGSSGWAGGAPQAGGTGTGGPGAGGEGGCESLAATLTEAQAAVRQAEFNLQAAQVRLDAARRARDLARQGDPAAAARAQVEQAEAALALARHQLDLTRVTAPVAGVVAAIHAQVGALASPQGVDPLVVLVDPGPAQVEAQVPAGLYGAVEVGGTVEVTAGSTAWQGRVIEKTLVADPRTGTYTVTVELLGQDGREWPVSGQPATLRFTPQGGARGVVIPVDALQEGDEPGQGVVFVVEGDRAARREVRYGAVTSRQALVLEGLRPGDRVITRGAAGLAGGERVRIVEEGGPR; from the coding sequence TTGACCGCCCTGCTGGTGGCTGGGACCCTGCTCCTGGCGGCCTGCGGCGGCGGGGAAGGGGGCAAGGAGACGGCGCGCAGCGGCGCCAGCCTGGAGACCGTGGTGCCGGTGGAGGTGGTCACGGCGGTTGAGGGCACGGTCGCAGAGCCGGTGGAACTGGCCGGCCGGGTCCGGGCCCGTTCCGAGGTCGCCGTGCGGCCCCAGGCGGCCGGTGCCATCACCGCCGTCCACGTGAGGGTGGGCGACCGGGTCAAGGCCGGGCAGTTGCTGGTCGAACTCGATCCCACCGTGGCTCGGGCTCAGGTCGATCAGGCGGAGGCGGCCCTGGCGGCCGCCCGGGCCGCCGCCCGGCAGGCCGCCCAGGCCCGGGAGGCCCAGATCCTGCAGGCCGACGCCGAGCTGCGCCAGGCGGAGCTGGCAAGGGAAGGGGCCCGGGTCCAGCTGGACGGTGCCCGGCAGAGGCTGGCAACCTTGCAGGCCCAGTGGCAGGCCCTGGGGTGTGCGGCCGGCAGCGGCCCGGCGGCCACGGCGGCCGGCGGCGGGCTGGCCGGCACCGGCAGCTCCGGTTGGGCCGGCGGCGCCCCGCAGGCCGGCGGCACCGGGACGGGCGGACCCGGAGCCGGTGGGGAAGGGGGCTGCGAGTCGCTGGCCGCTACCCTTACGGAGGCCCAGGCTGCGGTGCGCCAGGCGGAGTTCAACCTGCAGGCGGCCCAGGTGCGCCTCGATGCGGCCCGGCGTGCCCGGGACCTGGCGCGGCAAGGGGATCCGGCGGCGGCCGCCCGGGCCCAGGTGGAGCAGGCCGAGGCGGCCCTGGCCCTGGCGCGCCACCAGCTCGATCTGACCCGGGTGACCGCCCCGGTGGCCGGGGTGGTGGCGGCGATCCATGCCCAGGTGGGTGCCCTGGCGTCGCCCCAGGGGGTGGATCCCCTGGTGGTGCTGGTGGACCCGGGACCCGCGCAGGTCGAGGCGCAGGTGCCGGCCGGTTTGTACGGCGCCGTGGAGGTGGGCGGCACCGTGGAGGTGACGGCCGGGTCGACCGCCTGGCAGGGCCGGGTGATCGAGAAGACCCTGGTGGCCGACCCGCGCACCGGAACCTACACCGTGACCGTGGAGCTCCTGGGCCAGGACGGGCGTGAATGGCCCGTTTCGGGGCAGCCGGCCACCCTGCGGTTCACGCCTCAAGGTGGGGCGCGGGGCGTGGTGATCCCCGTGGACGCCCTTCAGGAGGGGGACGAGCCGGGCCAGGGCGTGGTCTTCGTGGTCGAGGGCGATCGCGCCGCCCGCCGGGAAGTGCGATACGGCGCCGTCACCTCCCGGCAGGCCCTGGTCCTGGAGGGGCTGCGGCCGGGGGACCGGGTGATCACCCGGGGCGCGGCGGGCCTGGCCGGCGGCGAGCGGGTCCGGATCGTGGAAGAGGGCGGTCCGCGGTGA